A single genomic interval of Cucumis sativus cultivar 9930 chromosome 5, Cucumber_9930_V3, whole genome shotgun sequence harbors:
- the LOC101207639 gene encoding stemmadenine O-acetyltransferase, which produces MAVQIDIVSKEIIKPSSPTPDHLRRYCLSFLDQVTVDVYNPMVYFYVAGSATTPVEIADRLKKSLSDFLTYYYPLAGRLNSDELFIDCNDDGVPFIETSVNCPLSDVMNTSFPSELNKLLPFELDKLDDVSMGVQLNVFECGGVAVGICVSHKISDALSFFIVVNEWAAYCRGEKEAVRVHLSSAEVFPPTKTKVHNTRTSIFRQRVGRRYHIDAANVETIRAKYADCPAMENQRRPSRVEALSTFIYSRFIAAIKAVSNDRMENGSSDSEKKIFLVCHSVNIRSRLDPPVPDYAFGNYYRTTFAVPSEEVLNDEYCYDLVKQVREEIGKINKDYLKRLQDSSKFIESMKKTASQFATGELISCSFTSLCRMPIYDIDFGWGQPDWISSPALIFKNLFVFIDKKDGDGVEIYVHLTEEHMKKFEADEEFLKYAKLPSN; this is translated from the exons atGGCCGTCCAAATCGACATCGTTTCTAAAGAAATAATCAAACCCTCTTCTCCGACGCCGGACCACCTTCGCCGCTATTGTTTATCCTTCCTCGACCAAGTCACCGTCGATGTCTACAACCCAATGGTTTATTTCTATGTTGCCGGCTCCGCGACCACCCCTGTCGAAATAGCCGACCGCCTAAAAAAATCTCTCTCCGACTTCTTGACCTATTACTACCCTCTCGCCGGTAGACTCAACTCCGACGAGCTTTTCATTGACTGCAACGACGATGGTGTCCCCTTCATTGAAACCAGTGTCAACTGCCCACTTTCTGATGTAATGAACACGTCGTTTCCTTCCGAATTGAACAAATTGCTTCCGTTTGAATTGGACAAGCTTGACGATGTTTCAATGGGGGTTCAGTTGAATGTGTTCGAATGCGGCGGTGTTGCAGTTGGGATCTGTGTTTCTCATAAGATTAGTGATGCTTTGTCTTTTTTCATTGTGGTTAATGAGTGGGCTGCGTATTGCCGAGGAGAGAAGGAGGCAGTGCGAGTTCATTTGTCGTCGGCCGAGGTGTTTCCACCGACGAAGACTAAGGTTCACAACACGAGGACAAGTATTTTTAGACAGAGAGTAGGGAGACGGTATCATATTGATGCTGCAAACGTTGAAACTATTAGAGCTAAATATGCAGACTGTCCTGCCATGGAAAACCAGAGGCGACCTTCGAGAGTTGAGGCTTTGTCTACTTTCATCTATAGCCGTTTTATTGCCGCCATTAAAGCG GTTTCAAACGATCGCATGGAAAATGGAAGCTCAGATTCGGAGAAAAAGATATTCTTGGTATGTCACTCGGTAAACATACGCTCAAGACTTGACCCACCGGTTCCTGATTACGCATTTGGAAACTATTATCGAACCACATTTGCAGTTCCTTCAGAGGAGGTTCTTAACGACGAGTATTGTTACGATCTCGTGAAGCAGGTGAGGGAAGAAATTGGGAAGATCAACAAAGATTATCTAAAAAGGCTTCAAGACAGCTCAAAATTCATCGAATCCATGAAAAAGACGGCCTCCCAATTCGCCACCGGCGAACTCATCTCTTGCTCCTTCACTAGCCTTTGTCGGATGCCAATCTACGATATCGATTTTGGATGGGGACAACCCGACTGGATAAGCTCCCCAGCCTTGATCTTCAAGAACCTTTTTGTCTTCATTGATAAGAAAGATGGTGATGGAGTTGAGATCTATGTTCATCTCACAGAAGAGCACATGAAAAAGTTTGAAGCGGATGAAGAGTTTCTTAAGTATGCAAAATTGCCTTCTAATTAA